A genomic stretch from Nerophis ophidion isolate RoL-2023_Sa linkage group LG14, RoL_Noph_v1.0, whole genome shotgun sequence includes:
- the parla gene encoding presenilin-associated rhomboid-like protein A, mitochondrial gives MAWRGFVVKWAQTNVITAKNVTPRGSRVDSYNQLRRGFRHEAKKTETKKGNVSPETHNTCPTEPPPRPNVPLRKLLKPLMFTVGFTGCSFGAAAILQYESIKSRVRTLRDKEEPEQFLEGSADMVHWHDWWNQLTGFQRQLILLMSVADDLWGSLTEGQKTVSGIIALNAVVLCCWRIPSMQRSMLKYFISNPASKRQCFPMVLSCFSHYSIIHMMANMYVLWTFSSGIVSLLGREQFLAVYMSAGVISTMVSYVCKAASGRIYPSLGASGAVMAVLAAFCANVPEAKLGILFLPGLSVTAGNVIKAVVAVDTVGLLLGWRLVDHAAHLGGALFGAWYVTYGHKLIWSKREPLVKIWHDIRSPGRGGSRPGGREGPYRPN, from the exons ATGGCGTGGAGAGGATTCGTCGTGAAATGGGCTCAAACAAACGTAATTACAGCTAAAAATGTAACTCCGCGAGGTTCCAG AGTGGACTCTTACAACCAACTGAGGCGTGGATTCCGTCATGAAGCTAAAAAAACAGAGACAAAGAAAGGCAACGTCAGCCCAGAAACACACAACACGTGTCCAACTGAACCTCCACCGCGACCTAATGTCCCCCTACGAAAGCTGCTTAAGCCACTGATGTTTACAGTCGGG TTTACAGGTTGTTCTTTTGGTGCTGCTGCCATCCTGCAATATGAGAGCATCAAGTCAAGAGTTAGGACTCTAAGAGATAAAGAGGAGCCGGAACAATTCCTTGAG GGCTCCGCAGACATGGTGCACTGGCACGACTGGTGGAACCAGCTGACGGGCTTCCAGCGCCAGCTCATCCTCCTCATGTCCGTAGCCGATGACCTCTGGGGCAGCCTCACTGAAGGCCAGAAAACCGTCTCAG GTATTATTGCGCTCAATGCTGTAGTCCTGTGCTGCTGGCGGATCCCCTCGATGCAAAGAAGCATGCTAAAGTATTTTATATCCAACCCAGCCTCCA AGAGGCAATGCTTTCCTATGGTCCTGTCCTGTTTTAGTCACTACTCCATCATCCACATGATGGCCAACATGTATGTCCTGTGGACATTTTCCTCTGGGATCGTCTCCCTTTTAGGGAGGGAACAGTTCCTCGCTGTCTACATGTCTGCTG GTGTGATTTCCACCATGGTTAGCTACGTGTGTAAAGCAGCCTCAGGACGCATTTATCCTTCATTAGGAGCG TCAGGTGCAGTCATGGCGGTGCTGGCTGCTTTCTGTGCAAATGTGCCGGAAGCCAAACTGGGCATTCTTTTCCTCCCTGGGTTGTCTGTAACAGCAGGGAAT GTTATTAAAGCAGTTGTTGCTGTGGACACAGTCGGGCTGCTGTTGGGATGGCGGTTAGTGGACCACGCTGCTCACCTTGGCGGAGCTCTCTTTGGAGC CTGGTATGTCACCTACGGCCACAAACTGATCTGGAGCAAGAGGGAGCCTCTTGTCAAGATCTGGCACGACATTCGCTCTCCTGGACGCGGAGGGTCCAGACCTGGAGGCAGAGAAGGGCCATACAGACCTAACTGA